A single window of Rhodamnia argentea isolate NSW1041297 chromosome 5, ASM2092103v1, whole genome shotgun sequence DNA harbors:
- the LOC115753198 gene encoding E3 ubiquitin ligase BIG BROTHER-related isoform X1 produces MADDGKQGTKINGDEAREERQENPGTADDGATPVESDGCGAEGGGDGSGRSREGSDGEEEEEAAAAQELPQANPRSSSRTPFTGLSQVDADWALARTLQEQERAFMVLRLNTEGSDYGSWEGGSYIPDEDDDFEDPDGETDEEDDDIVGSYDGTDVDDEDAFDVHAAEDANGDSNQAVELETENFSSDEAYARALQDAEDRVMAARMLALAGLNDRVVEEAEDHHDNQDTWEDVDPDELVYEELLALGDVVGTESRGLSADTIASLSSVSYKTGSSQHGTNDSCVICRLDYEDGEMLTVLSCKHSYHSECINNWLQINRVCPVCSAEVSGSANS; encoded by the exons ATGGCGGACGACGGTAAGCAAGGCACCAAAATCAACGGGGACGAAGCCCGCGAAGAGCGGCAGGAGAACCCTGGGACCGCCGATGACGGAGCCACCCCCGTCGAATCCGATGGCTGCGGCGCCGAGGGCGGCGGCGATGGCTCCGGGCGATCGCGGGAGGGAAGCgatggggaggaggaggaggaggcggcggcggcgcagGAGCTGCCGCAGGCGAATCCGCGGTCCTCCAGCAGAACCCCGTTCACCGGTTTGAGTCAGGTCGATGCCGACTGGGCTCTCGCCCGTACGCTGCAGGAACAG GAAAGGGCCTTCATGGTGCTTAGACTGAATACTGAAGGCAGTGATTACGGAAGTTGGGAAGGTGGGAGCTACATAccggatgaagatgatgattttgAGGATCCTGACGGTGAAACtgatgaagaagacgatgacaTTGTGGGCTCGTATGATGGCACTGATGTGGATGATGAAGATGCTTTTGATGTGCATGCTGCTGAGGACGCTAATGGAGATAGCAACCAAGCTGTTGAGCTTGAGACAGAAAACTTCTCAAGTGATGAGGCTTATGCCAGAGCTTTACAGGATGCTGAAGATAGAGTAATGGCAGCTCGAATGTTGGCCCTTGCTGGGCTAAATGATC GGGTTGTTGAAGAAGCAGAGGATCATCATGATAATCAG GACACGTGGGAGGACGTCGATCCAGATGAACTTGTGTATGAG GAGTTGCTTGCTCTAGGTGACGTGGTTGGAACTGAGAGTAGAGGGCTTTCAGCTGACACAATTGCTTCTCTGTCTTCTGTTAGCTATAAGACAGGCAGCAGTCAGCATGGCACCAATGATTC gtGTGTCATTTGTCGGTTGGATTATGAGGATGGTGAGATGCTGACTGTGCTATCTTGCAAACACTCATATCATTCAGAATGCATAAACAATTGGCTGCAAATAAACAGG GTCTGTCCTGTTTGCAGTGCCGAAGTCTCTGGATCTGCGAACAGCTAG
- the LOC115753198 gene encoding E3 ubiquitin ligase BIG BROTHER-related isoform X2 — MADDGKQGTKINGDEAREERQENPGTADDGATPVESDGCGAEGGGDGSGRSREGSDGEEEEEAAAAQELPQANPRSSSRTPFTGLSQVDADWALARTLQEQERAFMVLRLNTEGSDYGSWEGGSYIPDEDDDFEDPDGETDEEDDDIVGSYDGTDVDDEDAFDVHAAEDANGDSNQAVELETENFSSDEAYARALQDAEDRVMAARMLALAGLNDRVVEEAEDHHDNQDTWEDVDPDELVYEELLALGDVVGTESRGLSADTIASLSSVSYKTGSSQHGTNDSCVICRLDYEDGEMLTVLSCKHSYHSECINNWLQINRVAHPYT, encoded by the exons ATGGCGGACGACGGTAAGCAAGGCACCAAAATCAACGGGGACGAAGCCCGCGAAGAGCGGCAGGAGAACCCTGGGACCGCCGATGACGGAGCCACCCCCGTCGAATCCGATGGCTGCGGCGCCGAGGGCGGCGGCGATGGCTCCGGGCGATCGCGGGAGGGAAGCgatggggaggaggaggaggaggcggcggcggcgcagGAGCTGCCGCAGGCGAATCCGCGGTCCTCCAGCAGAACCCCGTTCACCGGTTTGAGTCAGGTCGATGCCGACTGGGCTCTCGCCCGTACGCTGCAGGAACAG GAAAGGGCCTTCATGGTGCTTAGACTGAATACTGAAGGCAGTGATTACGGAAGTTGGGAAGGTGGGAGCTACATAccggatgaagatgatgattttgAGGATCCTGACGGTGAAACtgatgaagaagacgatgacaTTGTGGGCTCGTATGATGGCACTGATGTGGATGATGAAGATGCTTTTGATGTGCATGCTGCTGAGGACGCTAATGGAGATAGCAACCAAGCTGTTGAGCTTGAGACAGAAAACTTCTCAAGTGATGAGGCTTATGCCAGAGCTTTACAGGATGCTGAAGATAGAGTAATGGCAGCTCGAATGTTGGCCCTTGCTGGGCTAAATGATC GGGTTGTTGAAGAAGCAGAGGATCATCATGATAATCAG GACACGTGGGAGGACGTCGATCCAGATGAACTTGTGTATGAG GAGTTGCTTGCTCTAGGTGACGTGGTTGGAACTGAGAGTAGAGGGCTTTCAGCTGACACAATTGCTTCTCTGTCTTCTGTTAGCTATAAGACAGGCAGCAGTCAGCATGGCACCAATGATTC gtGTGTCATTTGTCGGTTGGATTATGAGGATGGTGAGATGCTGACTGTGCTATCTTGCAAACACTCATATCATTCAGAATGCATAAACAATTGGCTGCAAATAAACAGG GTGGCACATCCGTATACTTAG
- the LOC115753175 gene encoding chaperone protein dnaJ C76, chloroplastic, producing the protein MRALSSPCLISPTASIATTISIPNRFRFGFGFDLDARKHRSASASCRASSPSSSWMMTDFDLYDLLGIDSSSSPSQIKLAYRSLQKRCHPDIAGPDGHDMSIILNDAYTVLSDPASRSAYDKEQAKTSELQGYTGEPIYSVWLGSDSEQRAVFVDEVKCVGCLKCALCAERTFAIESAYGRARVVAQWADPDHKIQEAIEACPVDCISIVERSDLAALEFLMSKQPRGNVRIGAGNSVGSRVSNIFVDVKKFQTRVADAKSKAATKDDEQTDLQRKARVSAIQAIRSISNWIYWQSPDTGSKALIRRTGYSSEPNIKKLRDAAASRKWAGVKSASARRTAVSRRLYRDEYWIPALHALPPASATEEESAPRVSKESSSNKKQKRRDLSQSTGRNTSKNPLWWAFPVCAASVAATIVRSRVGDGMPGELKQHVGGSLALEIVNSSWMQVLLAGVTWYFIGVVVVELVEAALSKVGSGKEQKKV; encoded by the exons ATGCGCGCTTTGTCGAGCCCGTGTCTAATCTCTCCCACAGCTTCAATCGCGACGACGATCTCGATACCCAatcggttccggttcgggttCGGGTTTGACCTCGACGCAAGGAAGCATCGCTCCGCTTCCGCATCCTGCAGAGCGTCTTCTCCGTCTTCGTCGTGGATGATGACGGACTTCGACCTCTACGACCTCCTCGGCATCGACAGCTCTTCCTCCCCCTCCCAGATCAAGCTCGCCTACCGCTCCCTCCAGAAGAGGTGCCACCCCGACATCGCCGGCCCGGACGGCCACGACATGTCCATCATCCTCAACGATGCCTACACCGTGCTCTCCGATCCCGCCTCCCGCTCCGCCTACGATAAG GAACAAGCAAAGACCTCTGAACTTCAAGGTTACACGGGGGAGCCTATCTACTCAGTATGGCTCGGTTCTGACAGCGAACAGAGAGCGGTATTCGTGGACGAGGTCAAGTGCGTTGGCTGCTTGAAATGTGCTTTGTGTGCGGAAAGGACGTTCGCAATCGAGTCGGCTTACGGGAGAGCCCGGGTCGTTGCACAGTGGGCTGACCCTGACCATAAAATTCAAGAAGCAATAGAAGCTTGTCCTGTGGATTGCATCTC TATTGTCGAGAGATCAGACCTGGCAGCTCTTGAGTTTCTGATGTCTAAGCAACCAAGGGGCAACGTAAGAATTGGTGCTGGCAACTCAGTCGGTTCACGCGTCTCAAACATATTCGTCGATGTGAAGAAGTTTCAAACCAGAGTTGCCGATGCGAAGAGCAAAGCGGCAACAAAGGATGATGAG CAGACTGATCTACAAAGAAAGGCTCGAGTTTCAGCTATCCAGGCAATCAGGTCAATCTCGAACTGGATATACTGGCAATCGCCCGACACAGGGAGCAAGGCCCTGATACGTAGAACTGGATATTCAAGTGAACCGAACATCAAGAAACTACGCGATGCTGCGGCTTCTAGGAAATGGGCAGGTGTCAAATCTGCGAGTGCCAGACGAACTGCCGTGAGCCGCCGCTTATACCGCGATGAGTATTGGATTCCCGCCCTGCATGCGCTTCCGCCTGCAAGTGCAACTGAGGAGGAATCTGCCCCTAGAGTTTCCAAGGAGTCCTCATCtaacaaaaagcaaaagagacGCGATCTCAGTCAGAGCACAGGAAGGAATACTTCAAAGAACCCACTATGGTGGGCGTTTCCAGTCTGTGCAGCCTCGGTCGCCGCTACAATTGTGAGGTCACGGGTTGGTGATGGAATGCCAGGCGAGTTGAAACAGCACGTCGGTGGATCTCTAGCGCTGGAGATTGTTAACAGCTCCTGGATGCAGGTACTGTTAGCCGGGGTGACATGGTATTTCATAGGTGTAGTGGTCGTAGAGCTAGTAGAGGCCGCTCTAAGCAAAGTGGGATCAggtaaagaacaaaagaaagtgTGA
- the LOC115753217 gene encoding thioredoxin-like protein YLS8 isoform X2, with translation MSYLLPHLHSGWAVDQAILAEEERVVVIRFGHDWDDTCMQMDEVLASVAETIKNFAVIYLVDITEVPDFNTMYELYDPSTVMFFFRNKHIMIDLGTGNNNKINWALKDKQEFIDIVETVYRGARKGRGLVIAPKDYSTKYRY, from the exons ATGTCGTACTTGTTGCCGCACCTGCACTCGGGATGGGCGGTGGATCAGGCCATCCTCGCCGAGGAAGAGCGCGTCGTCGTCATCCGCTTCGGCCACGACTGGGACGACACCTGCATGCAG ATGGATGAAGTGCTGGCATCAGTTGCGGAGACCATAAAGAACTTTGCTGTCATATACCTTGTGGACATAACCGAGGTGCCTGATTTCAACACCATGTATGAGCTTTATGACCCGTCCACAGTCATGTTCTTCTTCAGGAACAAGCACATCATGATAGATCTCGGAACTGGAAACAATAACAAGATCAATTGGGCTCTCAAGGATAAGCAGGAATTTATCGATATTGTCGAGACAGTATATCGGGGTGCTAGAAAGGGTCGTGGTCTGGTCATTGCTCCCAAGGACTACTCCACTAAGTACCGCTATTAA
- the LOC115753217 gene encoding thioredoxin-like protein YLS8 isoform X1, translated as MSYLLPHLHSGWAVDQAILAEEERLVVIRFGHDWDETCMQMDEVLASVAETIKNFAVIYLVDITEVPDFNTMYELYDPSTVMFFFRNKHIMIDLGTGNNNKINWALKDKQEFIDIVETVYRGARKGRGLVIAPKDYSTKYRY; from the exons ATGTCGTATCTGCTGCCCCACTTGCACTCCGGATGGGCCGTCGACCAGGCCATCCTGGCCGAGGAAGAGCGGCTCGTCGTCATCCGCTTCGGCCATGATTGGGACGAGACCTGCATGCAG ATGGATGAAGTGCTGGCATCAGTTGCGGAGACCATAAAGAACTTTGCTGTCATATACCTTGTGGACATAACCGAGGTGCCTGATTTCAACACCATGTATGAGCTTTATGACCCGTCCACAGTCATGTTCTTCTTCAGGAACAAGCACATCATGATAGATCTCGGAACTGGAAACAATAACAAGATCAATTGGGCTCTCAAGGATAAGCAGGAATTTATCGATATTGTCGAGACAGTATATCGGGGTGCTAGAAAGGGTCGTGGTCTGGTCATTGCTCCCAAGGACTACTCCACTAAGTACCGCTATTAA
- the LOC115753206 gene encoding nicotinamidase 2-like, producing the protein MAAMSPKPSSSYTKYNIRTRKPDPKSCALLVIDVQNHFASMADPILPALNATIRLCRRASIPVLFTRHCDADPSDYPMLAEWWGHDTRILDGTGEAELMPGLDRGDGDPVVRKHTYSAFRGTGLEERLAGMGVREVIVAGVMTNLCCETTAREAFVRGFRVFFSTDATATSSEELHEATLKNMAYGFAYLVDCESLEKGLLG; encoded by the coding sequence atggcCGCCATGTCTCCCAAACCTTCGTCGTCCTACACCAAATACAACATCCGTACCCGGAAGCCCGACCCGAAATCCTGCGCTCTCCTCGTGATCGACGTCCAGAACCACTTCGCCTCCATGGCCGATCCGATCCTCCCCGCGCTCAACGCCACCATCCGCCTCTGCCGGCGCGCCTCCATCCCCGTCCTCTTCACCCGTCACTGCGACGCCGACCCGTCCGACTACCCCATGCTCGCCGAGTGGTGGGGCCACGACACCCGCATCCTCGACGGCACCGGCGAGGCGGAGCTGATGCCGGGGCTCGACCGGGGGGACGGCGACCCGGTGGTGAGGAAGCACACCTACAGCGCGTTCCGGGGCACGGGACTGGAGGAGCGACTGGCGGGGATGGGCGTGAGGGAGGTGATCGTGGCCGGGGTCATGACGAACCTTTGCTGCGAGACGACGGCGCGCGAGGCGTTCGTGAGGGGGTTCAGGGTGTTCTTCTCGACCGACGCGACGGCGACGTCGAGCGAGGAGCTGCACGAGGCGACGCTCAAGAACATGGCCTATGGGTTCGCTTACCTCGTGGACTGTGAATCCCTCGAAAAGGGGCTACTTGGGTAA
- the LOC115753190 gene encoding serine carboxypeptidase-like 35: MGSMWMQMLFLFLATSAAVGTVASGDEARRREADRVRGLPGQPAAGAGAGARFRHYAGYVELQHPNEHKALFYWFFEAQDDAPRKPLVLWLNGGPGCSSVAYGAAQELGPFLVRKDLHNGTHLVLNKFSWNRVANLLFLEAPVGVGFSYTNKSKDLSRLGDQVTADDSHSFLIGWFNRFPSFRSHDFYIAGESYAGHYVPQLAEVIYERNKRGHGFFINLKGFMIGNAVINDPTDTKGLIDYGWSHAIISDQLRDNIYKECDFSSSNETVTLLCSSLFRDFMVAYSDIDIYSIYTPVCDLPNSSPSQRLVVTPRLLANHESWREFPSGYDPCTEDYVEEYFNRKDVQIALHANLTGLPYRYTTCSRVIKGWKESADTILPIIRKLLDAGLRIWICSGDTDGRVPVTSTRYSVNEMKLKIKEEWRAWYHRRQVAGWVESYEGGLTLATVRGAGHQVPVFAPDQSLSLFTHFLATDALPSSRR, encoded by the exons ATGGGAAGTATGTGGATGCAGATGCTCTTCCTCTTCCTAGCCACCTCCGCTGCTGTTGGCACCGTCGCATCTGGGGACGAAGCGCGGCGGCGAGAGGCGGATAGGGTGAGGGGCTTGCCGGGGCAGCcggcggcgggggcgggggcgggggcgaGGTTCCGGCACTATGCGGGGTACGTGGAGCTCCAGCACCCCAATGAGCACAAGGCGCTCTTCTACTGGTTCTTCGAAGCTCAAGACGATGCTCCTCGCAAGCCCCTCGTCCTCTGGCTCAATGGag GACCAGGATGCTCGTCTGTGGCCTACGGAGCTGCGCAAGAACTAGGTCCATTCCTGGTCAGGAAGGACCTCCACAATGGAACCCATCTCGTTCTCAACAAATTCTCCTGGAACAGAG TGGCCAATCTGCTCTTCTTGGAGGCCCCGGTGGGGGTCGGGTTCTCATACACCAACAAGTCGAAGGATTTGAGCAGGCTCGGAGATCAGGTCACGGCCGATGACTCTCATTCGTTCTTGATCGGTTGGTTCAACAGGTTCCCAAGTTTCAGATCCCATGACTTCTACATTGCCGGAGAGAGCTACGCAG GGCATTACGTACCTCAACTCGCAGAAGTCATTTATGAGAGAAACAAGAGAGGAcatggcttcttcatcaatctgaAAGGTTTCATG ATTGGGAACGCAGTGATCAACGATCCGACAGACACCAAGGGACTAATCGATTACGGGTGGAGCCACGCAATAATCTCGGACCAGCTCCGGGACAACATCTACAAGGAATGCGATTTCAGCTCGAGCAACGAGACCGTAACCCTGCTCTGCTCTTCCCTCTTCAGGGACTTCATGGTTGCTTACTCTGACATCGACATATACAGCATCTACACTCCGGTTTGCGACCTTCCCAACTCGTCTCCCTCCCAAAGGCTCGTCGTCACGCCTCGACTTCTCGCCAACCAT GAGTCGTGGCGGGAGTTCCCCTCGGGCTATGACCCGTGCACGGAGGATTACGTCGAGGAATATTTCAACAGGAAAGACGTTCAGATCGCCCTCCATGCCAATCTCACCGGACTCCCTTATCGCTATACAACTTGCAG TCGCGTGATTAAAGGTTGGAAGGAATCGGCAGACACCATATTGCCCATCATCCGCAAGCTCTTGGACGCGGGTCTTCGGATTTGGATATGCAG CGGCGACACCGACGGGAGAGTACCGGTGACGTCGACGAGGTACAGCGTGAACGAGATGAAGCTGAAGATAAAGGAGGAATGGAGGGCGTGGTACCACCGGCGGCAGGTGGCCGGCTGGGTGGAGAGCTACGAGGGCGGGCTCACGTTGGCGACGGTGAGGGGCGCCGGCCACCAGGTCCCCGTCTTCGCGCCCGATCAgtcgctctctctcttcacccATTTCCTCGCTACCGACGCCTTGCCATCTTCCCGTCGCTAA